In a genomic window of Spirochaetota bacterium:
- a CDS encoding STAS domain-containing protein: protein MFIQHTEKDSVAIVTVEGFINHTNAVQFEEYIASLSKLYNAIIIDCGKLAYISSTGIGALLYAHRIVEAGGGMVVLCHCNKEIMTLMNIIALPVKRYGSLDEAMEAVRTADLTIPVHTISPKETPQAENVIMPKLHTEQPSLMFSHPLVIECPDCKTMVRVSSPGKFKCPDCDLQFTVDDDQTVYFNS, encoded by the coding sequence ATGTTTATACAGCATACGGAAAAGGATTCGGTGGCGATAGTTACTGTTGAGGGATTCATAAATCATACTAATGCTGTGCAATTTGAGGAGTATATTGCATCGCTATCAAAGTTATACAATGCTATTATTATTGATTGTGGTAAGCTGGCATATATCAGTTCAACAGGCATTGGTGCTTTACTGTATGCTCATAGGATAGTTGAGGCGGGTGGTGGGATGGTGGTTCTATGCCATTGCAATAAAGAGATTATGACATTAATGAATATTATTGCACTACCTGTCAAAAGGTATGGTTCATTGGATGAGGCAATGGAAGCAGTGCGTACTGCGGATTTGACAATTCCAGTACATACGATATCTCCAAAAGAAACTCCTCAAGCAGAAAATGTCATAATGCCTAAACTGCATACTGAACAGCCTTCTTTAATGTTTTCACATCCATTAGTTATAGAATGCCCTGACTGCAAAACAATGGTACGGGTAAGCTCACCTGGAAAATTTAAATGCCCTGATTGTGATTTGCAGTTTACAGTTGATGATGATCAGACTGTATATTTTAATTCCTGA